In Lacinutrix sp. Bg11-31, the DNA window TTTATATAACTAATAACATCGCGAAGCTCAATATTTTGCATACCAATATCTGACGCATCAACCTTCTCGCGTTCGCAACTTTCTACAATATCGCAAACACCAATTTTGTGTTTAATTAAAAAATTTTGTCTTTGCTTAATTGCTTCGTTTGAATGATCGTAAAGCAAATTAAGGTTATGAATCTTCTCTATAAATAACCATAAACTGTTATAATAACTTCCATAACAGAAATTCACATCTTTTTCTAATAAGTTTCCTGTAGTAAATCTTGGAGGTGGTAAAGTACCAACAATTAATTTTGTCGTGTCGTTTTTAATGAATGGTTGGTATGGGTGTTTGTGTTGAAACATATTATTTCCTGCGAAGGCAGGAATCTTTTTAAATTATTCTCTTGCTAAACATTTGTTTTTTTTAAGTGGATTCCTGCCTTCGCAGGAATGACAAGACGTCATCTAATACACTTACTAGAAATCTTATAGTGTTTTTAGTAGCTTCTCAACCTCGTTAATTGTTGTTCTGTATTTGCTTTTGTTTGACTTTGTCATGTGTTGCGCTTCAATTGAAATTTCGTTTAGAATTTCTTTTGCAGCTTCGATTTTATCTTTTTTAATATAGAATTTAGCGAGCACTAAACGTTCGCTATAATTAGAATACCGTTGATCTATAGCTTTTAAATGTTTTTCGGCAGCTGCAGATTGTCCTGTTTTGTCTAATGCTAATCCGTAGATAAATTCTGATTTCGATTTATTAAATTCTGAGTGATTTTTTAATTGTTCCGCGTAAGCGATAGTTTTATTGTAATCCTCTAAATTATAGTAAGATGTTATTAGGTTTTCTAAAATGAAATAATTATTCTGACTTTTATCTTTTAAAGCAACTTCATAATGCGTGATTGCATTTTTGTAGTCTTTCATTTCGAAAAAAACATCTGCTAAATCCAATCTGTTTTGAAACGTCTCAGAAAACTGAAGCTTTTTCTCTAAGTCTTTAACCCTTTTTGTTGGTATTAAAACTGAGGTTAGATTTTCTTTAATAATAGTAGCATCTCGCTTATTATAGACTTGCGTGATTAAATATATAATAGAGCCAATTATAGGAATGAATATGATTAGAAAAATCCAATAATATTGGCTTCTATTTTTTATTAAATGGTAGATACAAAACCCTTGTAAAGCGATTGTTAAGTAATAAAGCATTAGTTAAATTTAGTTTAAAGTTCTAAATATAGTAAAGAAAGCCTCAAAATATCATTACCTTAAAGAAAAATCAATAACATAATTTATATGGGAAGAGGAGATAAAAAGACCAAACGCGGAAAAATTAGCAGAGGAACTTATGGAGCAAGAAGACCAAGGATAAAAAAGCGTGTGCGTCCAGAAACCAAAATTGAAATTAATAAAAAGGTTAAGCCTTAATTAGTGGTATTACTTTTAATGAATAATTGGTGAAAATTATAGCGCTTTGTTTTAAAAAGTGCTTCGCCTTTATCTTCAAACCACCCGATTTTTACTGAAGTAAAACACACCTTCCTTTAACTAAAGGAAGGAGCTACTAAACAAAGCAATTTATCTTGTAAAAACCAGATGGTTTTCGGTTGACAACTCATCGCTTAAACCGTAACCTTCGGTTGTAAACCCTTTTAAATCGTTTATTGTTTGCGCATTAGTATCTACAATATATCTAGCCATTAATCCTCTTGCTAATTTAGCATAGAAGGCTACAATTTTATATTTACCATCTTTAAATTCTTTAAAATCGACAGTTACAACTGGCACTTTAAGTGCTTTGGTATCTACAGCTTTAAAGTATTCTTTACTTGCTAAGTTTACAAAAACCTCATCGTCTTCTAATTCTTCGTTTAATGCTTTTACTACATCTTTTTTCCAGAATTCGTAAAGGTTCTTTTTGGTAGCGATTGGTAATTTTGTTCCCATTTCCAATCTATACGCTTGCATTAAATCTAATGGTTTTAAAACACCATATAAACCTGAAAGGATTCTTACTTTATCTTGTAATACTTCTATTTTATCTGTTGAAATTGTATAAGCGTCTAAGCCTCTATAAACATCGCCACTAAAAGCATAAACAGCTTGCCTTGCATTGTCTTTTGTAAATGGTAATTGCCATTCTTGATTGCGCTCGTAGTTAAGTTGCCCTAAAGCATCACTAACATGCATTAATTCTGAAATTGCTTTTGCAGATTTCTTTTTAAGCACTTTACTTATACGCTCTGACTGGCTTAAAAACTGAGCTTCGGTAGTTTTTTCTGTTGGCAATTTACTTTCAAAATCTAAAGATTTTGCTGGTGACAATACTAGTTTCATAAATTCTTTTTTCTACTACGAATTTACAATTTACGTTTTGAACATTACAATTTAATAAAATGTAATGTTCTATGCTATTATAAATGTTGTTTATAGGCGAGACGCGTTAAGGATTGAAAGGTTTGTTTGAGCTCATCTTTGATAGCGAGCCTTGAAAGCCTGACCTTTAGGTAACGCCCAACTAAGATTCTAAATGCGTGCTATAACCTCTCCACTTCTCGATACACTCGTGCATGTCTTGAGGTATTGGAGCTTCAAAACTCATGAATTCGTTCGTTTCTGGGTGTATAAAACCTAAGGTTTTGGCGTGTAGTGCTTGACGTGGTAATATTTTAAAACAGTTGTCTACAAATTGCTTGTATTTGGTAAAGGTTGTTCCTTTTAGAATACGCTCACCTCCATAACGTTCATCGTTAAATAAAGTGTGTCCAATATGTTTCATGTGTACACGAATTTGGTGTGTTCTACCAGTTTCTAGTTTACATGCTACTAAAGTAACATAGGTTAAGCGCTCTAAAACTTTATAGTGCGTTACTGCGTGCCTACCTTTATCTGCATCATCGTCGAAAAACACAGTGTTTTGTAATCGGTTTTTAGGATGACGACCAATGTTACCTTCTATGGTACCTTCGTCTTCATTCATATTTCCCCAAACAATAGCAACGTATTCGCGTTCGCTAGTTTTATCTTTAAATTGCTTAGATAAATGTGCCATTGCTTTTTCGGTTTTAGCAACCACTAACAATCCACTAGTATCCTTATCTATTCTATGTACTAAACCAGGTCTATCGCTTGAATTCTTAGGTAGATTTTCGAAATGAAAAATCAACCCATTTATTAAAGTCCCAGAGTAGTTTCCATGTCCTGGATGTACTACAATTCCTGCTGGTTTATTAACCACTAAAAGTGTTTCGTCTTCGTAAACGATATCCAAAGGCATATCTTCTCCAACCAATAAATTCTCGAAAGGAGGATGTGCTAATAGTACTCTAATTTTGTCTTCTGGCTTAACCTTATAGTTAGATTTTACAGGAACGTCGTTTACATAAATATTTCCTTCTTTTGCAGACTCTTGAATTTTATTTCTAGTTGCATTCTCTACTTTATTCATTAACCATTTATCGATACGTAAAGGCGATTGCCCTTTATCTGCAATAAATGAAAAATGCTCGTAACGCGTTTCTCCAGCTTCGTTTTGCTCTGGTAATTGTGGTGTATATTTATCCATTTATAATTTAGTTAGGACGATTACCATTTCCTAAAACAACATCTATTTTAGAGTGTTTTGGTAGTAAAGTCCCAGGTTTTAAAACCTTGCCTTCAAATCTTAAGCTTAATACTTCGTCTTTACCAATATTATCTACGTATGTTTTCTTTCCTATTTCAAAGTTTAAAGACTCTAAAGTTGGTCTTGCTTGACGAAAAGTACGGTTAATAATATTTGGCACAGGAATTTTTCTATATCCTGAAGGATTTAGCGTTAGGT includes these proteins:
- a CDS encoding tetratricopeptide repeat protein, coding for MLYYLTIALQGFCIYHLIKNRSQYYWIFLIIFIPIIGSIIYLITQVYNKRDATIIKENLTSVLIPTKRVKDLEKKLQFSETFQNRLDLADVFFEMKDYKNAITHYEVALKDKSQNNYFILENLITSYYNLEDYNKTIAYAEQLKNHSEFNKSKSEFIYGLALDKTGQSAAAEKHLKAIDQRYSNYSERLVLAKFYIKKDKIEAAKEILNEISIEAQHMTKSNKSKYRTTINEVEKLLKTL
- a CDS encoding 30S ribosomal protein THX — protein: MGRGDKKTKRGKISRGTYGARRPRIKKRVRPETKIEINKKVKP
- the yaaA gene encoding peroxide stress protein YaaA; this encodes MKLVLSPAKSLDFESKLPTEKTTEAQFLSQSERISKVLKKKSAKAISELMHVSDALGQLNYERNQEWQLPFTKDNARQAVYAFSGDVYRGLDAYTISTDKIEVLQDKVRILSGLYGVLKPLDLMQAYRLEMGTKLPIATKKNLYEFWKKDVVKALNEELEDDEVFVNLASKEYFKAVDTKALKVPVVTVDFKEFKDGKYKIVAFYAKLARGLMARYIVDTNAQTINDLKGFTTEGYGLSDELSTENHLVFTR
- a CDS encoding RluA family pseudouridine synthase, encoding MDKYTPQLPEQNEAGETRYEHFSFIADKGQSPLRIDKWLMNKVENATRNKIQESAKEGNIYVNDVPVKSNYKVKPEDKIRVLLAHPPFENLLVGEDMPLDIVYEDETLLVVNKPAGIVVHPGHGNYSGTLINGLIFHFENLPKNSSDRPGLVHRIDKDTSGLLVVAKTEKAMAHLSKQFKDKTSEREYVAIVWGNMNEDEGTIEGNIGRHPKNRLQNTVFFDDDADKGRHAVTHYKVLERLTYVTLVACKLETGRTHQIRVHMKHIGHTLFNDERYGGERILKGTTFTKYKQFVDNCFKILPRQALHAKTLGFIHPETNEFMSFEAPIPQDMHECIEKWRGYSTHLES